Proteins encoded in a region of the Streptomyces sp. NBC_00513 genome:
- a CDS encoding N-acetylmuramoyl-L-alanine amidase, with the protein MRYDDSPPPPESGSSVTPDRHWFTRRSTLAVAAAALAPTCLAGWVLTQVLTGNGQDDHRPQASAPSASHTPAGDAKPTTAGEPTPARPTPNGSTSGAPTADKVPLTGRTVVIDPGHNTGNFKHTKEIDRQVDIGTNHKECDTTGTTTNSGYMEAEFTMDVSRRLRTVLESKGLKVLLTHEAGTERPWGPCIDERARIGNEATADAVVSVHADGVSEGSRGYHVILPAKVKGGGADTAKIIEPSRLLGERIATNFSRTTGSGPANYLGSGTGLVVRDDLGGLNLSTRPKVFIECGNMRDAKDAAQLTSPQWRQKAAQGIADGIVGFLGG; encoded by the coding sequence TCGCGGTCGCGGCGGCCGCCCTCGCCCCGACCTGTCTGGCGGGCTGGGTCCTGACCCAGGTCCTGACCGGGAACGGGCAGGACGACCACCGACCGCAGGCGTCGGCGCCGTCCGCGTCCCACACGCCCGCCGGGGACGCGAAACCGACCACGGCCGGCGAGCCCACGCCCGCGAGACCCACCCCGAACGGCAGCACGTCCGGCGCCCCCACCGCCGACAAGGTCCCGCTCACCGGCCGTACGGTGGTCATCGACCCCGGCCACAACACGGGCAACTTCAAGCACACCAAAGAGATCGACCGCCAGGTGGACATCGGCACCAACCACAAGGAGTGCGACACCACCGGCACCACCACGAACTCCGGCTACATGGAGGCCGAGTTCACGATGGACGTGTCCCGCCGGCTGCGCACCGTCCTGGAGTCCAAGGGCCTGAAGGTGCTCCTCACCCACGAGGCCGGAACCGAGCGCCCCTGGGGTCCCTGCATCGACGAGCGGGCCCGGATCGGCAACGAGGCCACGGCCGACGCCGTCGTCTCGGTCCACGCCGACGGGGTCTCCGAGGGCAGTCGCGGCTACCACGTCATCCTTCCCGCCAAGGTCAAGGGCGGTGGCGCGGACACCGCGAAGATCATCGAGCCCTCGCGGCTGCTGGGCGAACGCATCGCGACCAACTTCTCCCGCACGACCGGTTCCGGCCCCGCCAACTACCTCGGTTCCGGCACGGGTTTGGTGGTCCGCGACGATCTGGGCGGACTGAACCTCTCAACTCGCCCCAAGGTGTTCATCGAATGCGGCAACATGCGTGACGCCAAGGACGCGGCTCAACTGACGAGTCCGCAGTGGCGCCAGAAGGCCGCGCAGGGCATCGCGGACGGCATTGTCGGGTTCCTCGGCGGGTAG
- a CDS encoding DUF5336 domain-containing protein: protein MNIRSLTRGDGVVIGAAVLLFIASFLDFYSATGIDAPSAWDTDVYSLVLPTVFLLGFIAAGLVLSARFLPQGRQLAGLPMQAWGTVLAVAAAWASLWSLITCPSRADLGAGSIIAFLATLALAGVTLFGDKVPALAGKLVPESRPAAVPPYGGQPLGQPQPPGAGYGYPGGQQPQPYGQTPQPVPPYGGTPQPNPTPAPAPQDATPAPAADFTPFWFAVPVTRPLFAEDGSHNPIAELAPGTWYLAVDQRGPSTLIAQTQDGRRGVLNETSDIQRG from the coding sequence GTGAACATCCGCTCCCTCACTCGAGGCGACGGCGTGGTGATCGGAGCAGCGGTGCTGCTGTTCATCGCCTCGTTCCTCGATTTTTACTCCGCGACCGGCATCGACGCGCCGAGTGCCTGGGACACCGACGTGTACAGCCTGGTGCTCCCGACGGTCTTCCTGCTCGGGTTCATCGCGGCGGGTCTGGTCCTGTCGGCCCGGTTCCTGCCGCAGGGCCGCCAGCTCGCCGGGCTGCCCATGCAGGCCTGGGGCACCGTGCTGGCCGTCGCGGCGGCCTGGGCCTCCCTGTGGTCCCTGATCACCTGCCCGAGCCGCGCCGACCTGGGCGCCGGCAGCATCATCGCCTTCCTCGCCACCCTGGCGCTGGCCGGCGTGACCCTGTTCGGCGACAAGGTCCCCGCGCTGGCCGGCAAGCTCGTGCCCGAGTCCCGTCCCGCCGCCGTCCCGCCGTACGGCGGCCAGCCGCTCGGCCAGCCGCAGCCGCCCGGCGCCGGCTACGGCTACCCGGGCGGGCAGCAGCCCCAGCCGTACGGGCAGACCCCGCAGCCCGTACCGCCCTACGGCGGCACCCCGCAGCCGAACCCCACGCCCGCCCCGGCCCCGCAGGACGCGACGCCCGCCCCGGCGGCGGACTTCACCCCGTTCTGGTTCGCGGTGCCGGTGACCCGGCCCCTGTTCGCCGAGGACGGCTCGCACAACCCGATCGCGGAACTCGCGCCGGGCACCTGGTACCTGGCCGTCGACCAGCGCGGCCCGTCCACGCTGATCGCCCAGACCCAGGACGGTCGACGCGGCGTGCTGAACGAGACGTCGGACATCCAGCGCGGCTGA
- a CDS encoding LLM class F420-dependent oxidoreductase — MRLGLALGYWGRGPNPNHLDLATEAENLGYHSVWTAEAWGSDAFTPLTWIAAHTSRIRLGTAIAQMSARTPTATAMHALTLDHLSGGRMTLGLGLSGPQVVEGWYGRPFPASPLTATREYVDVVRQVLRREAPVALDGRFHHHPYRGEDGTGLGKPLKPITHPLRADLPILLGAEGPRNIAQTTRIADGWLPLYWSPSRTDVYQASLADLPEDFVIAPMARAHVCEDVAEGLLPVKAMLGFYIGGMGHAARNFHADLMARMGYEEEARRIQELFLAGRKEEAVLAVPDAFADEISLIGPRERIAERLDLWRKGPVTDLLLTAPDPHTLRVLAELNT, encoded by the coding sequence ATGCGCCTCGGACTGGCACTCGGCTACTGGGGTCGCGGCCCCAACCCCAACCACCTCGACCTCGCCACCGAGGCCGAGAACCTCGGCTACCACTCGGTGTGGACCGCCGAGGCCTGGGGCTCCGACGCCTTCACCCCGCTGACCTGGATCGCCGCGCACACCTCGCGGATCCGCCTCGGCACCGCCATCGCCCAGATGTCCGCCCGCACCCCCACCGCGACCGCCATGCACGCCCTCACCCTGGACCACCTCTCCGGCGGCCGGATGACACTGGGCCTGGGCCTGTCCGGCCCGCAGGTCGTCGAGGGCTGGTACGGGCGCCCCTTCCCCGCCTCCCCGCTCACCGCGACCCGCGAGTACGTGGACGTCGTCCGCCAGGTCCTGCGCCGCGAGGCCCCCGTCGCCCTGGACGGCCGCTTCCACCACCACCCGTACCGCGGCGAGGACGGCACCGGCCTCGGCAAACCGCTCAAGCCGATCACCCACCCGCTGCGCGCGGACCTCCCGATCCTGCTCGGCGCGGAGGGCCCCCGGAACATCGCCCAGACCACCCGGATCGCCGACGGCTGGCTCCCCCTGTACTGGTCGCCGTCCCGCACCGACGTGTACCAGGCCTCCCTCGCCGACCTCCCCGAAGACTTCGTGATCGCCCCGATGGCCCGGGCCCACGTCTGCGAGGACGTCGCCGAGGGCCTCCTGCCCGTCAAGGCGATGCTCGGCTTCTACATCGGCGGCATGGGGCACGCGGCCCGCAACTTCCACGCCGACCTGATGGCCAGGATGGGCTACGAGGAGGAGGCCCGCCGCATCCAGGAACTGTTCCTCGCCGGCCGCAAGGAGGAGGCCGTCCTGGCCGTCCCCGACGCGTTCGCCGACGAGATCTCCCTGATCGGCCCCCGGGAGCGGATCGCCGAACGCCTCGACCTGTGGCGCAAGGGCCCCGTCACCGACCTGCTCCTGACCGCCCCCGACCCGCACACCCTGCGGGTCCTCGCGGAACTGAACACCTGA
- a CDS encoding prenyltransferase — MTFPGRTEHLVLDGVLTAEQAAGTVAGILAAQRADGAIPWFRGHHLDPWDHTEAAMALDVAGEHEAAERAYAWLARHQNEDGSWFAAYADRPEGVDTSAPQDASRESNFVAYIAVGVWHHYLATGDDTFLDRMWPAVYAAVEFVLGLQQPGGEIGWKRESDGAAVTDALLTGSSSIHQALRCALAIAEHREDPQPDWELAAGALGHAIRRHPERFLDKSRYSMDWYYPVLGGALTGPEATARIEERWAEFVVPDLGVRCVLPNPWVTGGESCELALALWALGESDRALEILRSIGHLRADNGMYWTGYEFVDGAVWPVEQTTWTAGSLLLAVAALGGDEATGEVFGGLNLPRGLEPDCCG; from the coding sequence GTGACGTTCCCCGGTCGTACCGAACACCTGGTCCTGGACGGCGTGCTGACCGCCGAGCAGGCGGCCGGGACCGTCGCGGGCATCCTCGCGGCGCAGCGGGCGGACGGGGCGATCCCGTGGTTCCGCGGCCATCACCTCGATCCGTGGGACCACACCGAGGCCGCGATGGCGTTGGACGTGGCGGGCGAGCACGAGGCGGCGGAGCGGGCGTACGCGTGGCTGGCGCGGCACCAGAACGAGGACGGTTCCTGGTTCGCGGCCTACGCGGACCGGCCCGAGGGCGTGGACACGTCCGCCCCGCAGGACGCGAGCCGTGAGTCGAACTTCGTCGCGTACATCGCGGTGGGGGTGTGGCACCACTACCTGGCGACCGGCGACGACACCTTCCTGGACCGGATGTGGCCGGCCGTGTACGCGGCAGTGGAGTTCGTGTTGGGACTCCAGCAGCCGGGCGGCGAGATCGGTTGGAAGCGGGAGTCGGACGGCGCGGCCGTCACCGACGCGCTGCTGACCGGGTCCTCGTCGATCCATCAGGCGCTGCGGTGCGCGCTCGCCATCGCGGAGCACCGCGAGGACCCGCAGCCGGACTGGGAGTTGGCGGCGGGCGCGCTGGGACACGCGATCCGACGGCACCCGGAGCGGTTCCTCGACAAGTCCCGCTACTCGATGGACTGGTACTACCCGGTGCTGGGCGGCGCGTTGACCGGGCCGGAGGCCACGGCGCGCATCGAGGAGCGGTGGGCGGAGTTCGTCGTCCCGGACCTCGGGGTGCGGTGCGTGCTGCCGAACCCGTGGGTCACGGGCGGGGAGTCCTGCGAACTGGCCCTCGCGCTGTGGGCGTTGGGGGAGTCCGACCGGGCGTTGGAGATCCTGCGGTCGATCGGGCACCTGCGGGCCGACAACGGCATGTACTGGACGGGGTACGAGTTCGTGGACGGGGCGGTGTGGCCGGTCGAGCAGACCACGTGGACGGCGGGCTCGTTGTTGTTGGCCGTCGCCGCGTTGGGCGGGGACGAGGCGACGGGCGAGGTCTTCGGCGGGCTGAACCTGCCGCGGGGGCTTGAGCCGGACTGCTGCGGTTGA
- a CDS encoding class I SAM-dependent methyltransferase, with amino-acid sequence MLTVDFSRFPLAAGDRVLDLGCGAGRHAFECYRRGAQVVAVDRNGEEIREVAKWFAAMKEAGEAPVGATATAMEGDALALPFPDESFDVVIISEVMEHIPDDKGVLAEMVRVLKPGGRIAITVPRYGPEKICWALSDAYHEVEGGHIRIYKADELIGKMEAAGLKPYGTHHAHGLHSPYWWLKCAFGVDNDKALPVKAYHKLLVWDIMKKPLATRLAEQALNPVIGKSFVAYATKPHLPVDAAK; translated from the coding sequence GTGCTGACCGTCGATTTCTCCCGGTTCCCGCTCGCCGCAGGCGACCGCGTGCTCGATCTGGGCTGCGGCGCAGGCCGGCACGCCTTCGAGTGCTACCGGCGCGGCGCGCAGGTGGTCGCCGTGGACCGCAACGGCGAGGAGATCCGCGAGGTCGCCAAGTGGTTCGCCGCGATGAAGGAGGCCGGCGAGGCGCCGGTCGGCGCCACCGCCACCGCCATGGAGGGCGACGCGCTGGCCCTGCCGTTCCCCGACGAGTCCTTCGACGTCGTGATCATCTCCGAGGTGATGGAGCACATCCCCGACGACAAGGGCGTGCTCGCCGAGATGGTGCGGGTGCTCAAGCCGGGCGGCCGGATCGCGATCACGGTGCCGCGCTACGGCCCGGAGAAGATCTGTTGGGCGCTCAGCGACGCCTACCACGAGGTCGAGGGCGGTCACATCCGCATCTACAAGGCGGACGAGCTGATCGGCAAGATGGAGGCCGCGGGCCTCAAGCCGTACGGCACGCACCACGCGCACGGGCTGCACTCCCCGTACTGGTGGCTGAAGTGCGCGTTCGGCGTCGACAACGACAAGGCGCTGCCGGTGAAGGCGTACCACAAGCTGCTGGTCTGGGACATCATGAAGAAGCCGCTGGCCACGCGCCTCGCGGAGCAGGCCCTGAACCCGGTGATCGGCAAGAGCTTCGTGGCGTACGCGACGAAGCCGCACCTGCCCGTGGACGCGGCGAAGTGA
- a CDS encoding glycosyltransferase family 4 protein has translation MTAEAVVTSPFASSATEGDRPLRIALLTYKGNPFCGGQGVYVRHLSRELVRLGHSVEVIGAQPYPVLDTGATLTELPSLDLYRSPDPFRTPKRAEYRDWIDALEVATMWTGGFPEPLTFSLRARRHLAARAGEFDVIHDNQTLGYGLLGDLGAPLVTTIHHPITVDRTLDLAAAKDLKKRLSVRRWYGFTRMQGRVARRLPSVLTVSGSSQVEIAEHLGVRGERIHVVHIGADTDLWSPDASVAEVPGRIVTTSSADVPLKGLVHLVEALAKLRTEQPDAHLVVVGRRAEEGPVARAITTYGLQDAVRFVKGITDAELVDLVRSAQVACVPSLYEGFSLPAAEAMATGTPLVATTGGAIPEVTGPDGESCLAVPPGDAGALAAALGRLLGDAPLRERLGAAGRDRVLTRFTWAKAAEGTVVHYRAAIERAARTRRAR, from the coding sequence GTGACCGCAGAGGCCGTGGTGACGAGCCCTTTCGCGAGTTCCGCCACCGAAGGTGACCGCCCGTTGCGCATCGCACTCCTCACCTACAAGGGGAACCCGTTCTGCGGCGGCCAGGGCGTCTACGTCCGCCACCTTTCGCGGGAGCTCGTCCGGCTCGGCCACAGTGTCGAGGTCATCGGCGCCCAGCCCTACCCGGTGCTCGACACCGGGGCCACGCTGACCGAGCTGCCGAGCCTGGACCTCTACCGCAGCCCCGACCCGTTCCGTACGCCCAAACGGGCGGAATACCGGGACTGGATCGACGCCCTCGAAGTCGCCACCATGTGGACCGGCGGCTTCCCCGAACCGCTGACCTTCTCGCTGCGCGCGCGCCGGCACCTGGCCGCGCGCGCCGGTGAGTTCGACGTCATCCACGACAACCAGACGCTCGGATACGGGCTGCTGGGGGATCTCGGCGCGCCGCTGGTGACGACGATCCACCACCCGATCACCGTGGACCGCACGTTGGACCTGGCCGCCGCCAAGGACCTCAAGAAGCGGCTCTCGGTGCGCCGTTGGTACGGGTTCACGCGCATGCAGGGCCGGGTGGCCCGCCGGCTGCCGTCCGTGCTGACCGTGTCGGGTTCCTCGCAGGTCGAGATCGCCGAGCACCTGGGCGTGCGCGGCGAGCGCATCCACGTGGTGCACATCGGCGCCGACACCGACCTGTGGTCGCCCGACGCGTCCGTGGCCGAGGTGCCCGGGCGGATCGTGACGACGTCCAGCGCCGACGTGCCGCTGAAGGGGCTCGTCCACCTGGTGGAGGCGCTCGCGAAGCTCCGCACGGAACAGCCCGACGCGCACCTCGTCGTCGTGGGCCGGCGTGCCGAGGAGGGGCCGGTCGCCCGCGCGATCACCACGTACGGACTCCAGGACGCGGTCCGCTTCGTCAAGGGCATCACGGACGCCGAGCTCGTCGACCTGGTGCGCAGCGCGCAGGTCGCCTGCGTGCCCTCGCTGTACGAGGGCTTCTCGCTCCCGGCGGCCGAGGCCATGGCCACCGGCACCCCGCTGGTCGCGACCACCGGCGGGGCGATCCCCGAGGTGACGGGGCCCGACGGGGAGAGCTGCCTGGCGGTGCCGCCCGGTGACGCGGGCGCGCTCGCCGCCGCGCTGGGCCGGCTGTTGGGTGACGCCCCGCTGCGCGAGCGGCTCGGCGCCGCCGGACGCGACAGAGTCCTGACCCGGTTCACCTGGGCCAAGGCCGCCGAGGGGACCGTGGTGCACTACCGGGCCGCCATCGAGCGGGCCGCCCGTACGCGTCGTGCGCGCTGA
- a CDS encoding TetR family transcriptional regulator, producing MTAEVKAVTTPASPPLTERQEARRRRILHASAQLAGRGGFDAVQMREVAEAAGVALGTLYRYFPSKVHLLVATMQDQLQHMHTTLRKRPPAGDDPAARVSETLMGAFRALQREPHLADAMVRALTFADRSVSPEVDTVSRLTTAIILDAMGLDAPPTAEQLSAVRVIEHTWHSALITWLSGRASIAQVKIDIETVCRLIDLTTPAPAPPKARGKS from the coding sequence ATGACAGCGGAAGTGAAGGCCGTGACCACACCGGCGTCTCCGCCCCTGACGGAGCGCCAGGAAGCGCGCCGGCGCCGCATCCTGCACGCCAGCGCCCAACTGGCCGGCCGGGGCGGTTTCGACGCGGTCCAGATGCGGGAGGTCGCCGAGGCGGCCGGCGTGGCGCTGGGGACCCTGTACCGGTACTTCCCGTCCAAGGTGCACCTGTTGGTCGCCACCATGCAGGACCAGCTCCAGCACATGCACACCACGCTCCGCAAGCGCCCCCCGGCGGGCGACGATCCGGCGGCCCGGGTCTCGGAGACCCTGATGGGCGCCTTCCGGGCCCTCCAGCGCGAACCGCACCTCGCCGACGCGATGGTGCGCGCCCTCACGTTCGCCGACCGGAGCGTGAGCCCCGAGGTGGACACGGTGTCGCGGCTGACCACGGCGATCATCCTGGACGCGATGGGTCTGGACGCCCCGCCGACGGCGGAACAGCTCTCGGCGGTGCGCGTGATCGAGCACACCTGGCACTCGGCACTGATCACCTGGTTGTCGGGCCGTGCCTCGATCGCCCAGGTCAAGATCGACATAGAGACGGTCTGTCGCCTGATCGACCTGACGACGCCGGCCCCGGCCCCGCCGAAGGCCCGGGGAAAGTCCTGA
- a CDS encoding ferredoxin, with product MGDRWQVEVDRGVCIGSGMCVNHAPAGFSLDSARQSHPAAPETDANEPVLTAAEGCPVEAITITLLGSGEAVFPPEE from the coding sequence ATGGGGGACCGCTGGCAGGTGGAGGTGGACCGGGGCGTCTGCATCGGCTCCGGCATGTGCGTGAACCACGCCCCGGCCGGATTCTCCCTCGACTCGGCGCGCCAGTCACACCCGGCGGCCCCCGAGACGGACGCGAACGAACCGGTCCTGACGGCGGCCGAGGGCTGCCCCGTCGAGGCGATCACGATCACCCTGCTGGGCAGCGGGGAGGCGGTGTTCCCGCCGGAGGAGTAG
- a CDS encoding aldehyde dehydrogenase encodes MTELVEHGQLFIGGEWTDPLGTDTIKVVSPHTGQVIGSVPHATAADVDRAVAVARKAFDEGPWPRMSLDERIAVVARVKDAIAVRHEEIARSISSQNGSPYSWSVLAQALGPMMVYDAAITVARDYAYEEHRQGVLGPILVRREPVGVVAAVIPWNVPQFVAAAKLAPALLTGSAVILKPSPESPLDSYILADIVREAGLPEGVLSILPADREVSEYLVGHPGIDKVAFTGSVAAGRRVMEVASRNLTRVTLELGGKSAAVILPDADLETTIAGIVPAAWMNNGQACVAQTRVLAPRARYAEVAEALAAAAGALVVGDPLDPATQLGPLVARRQQQRSLDYIRIGQEEGAKILVGGGRPAGLDQGWYVEPTLFGDVDNSMRIAREEIFGPVVCLIPYGDEAEAARIANDSEFGLSGSVWTGDVEHGIDFARGVRTGTFNVNTFSLDMLGPFGGYKNSGVGREFGPEGLSEYLEHKMIHLPAGYRPPAAPETDA; translated from the coding sequence ATGACCGAGCTCGTGGAACACGGACAACTGTTCATCGGCGGGGAGTGGACGGACCCGCTGGGCACCGACACCATCAAGGTCGTCTCCCCGCACACCGGACAGGTCATCGGCAGCGTCCCGCACGCCACCGCGGCGGACGTCGACCGCGCCGTCGCCGTCGCGCGCAAGGCGTTCGACGAGGGCCCCTGGCCCCGGATGTCGCTCGACGAGCGGATCGCCGTCGTCGCGCGCGTCAAGGACGCCATCGCGGTGCGGCACGAGGAGATCGCCCGGTCCATCAGCTCCCAGAACGGATCCCCGTACTCCTGGTCCGTCCTCGCCCAGGCGCTGGGCCCGATGATGGTCTACGACGCGGCGATCACGGTGGCGCGCGACTACGCGTACGAGGAGCACCGCCAAGGCGTGCTCGGTCCGATCCTCGTCCGCCGGGAGCCGGTCGGCGTGGTCGCCGCCGTCATCCCCTGGAACGTCCCGCAGTTCGTCGCCGCCGCCAAACTGGCGCCCGCGCTGCTGACCGGTTCCGCGGTGATCCTCAAGCCCTCGCCGGAGTCCCCGCTGGACTCCTACATCCTCGCCGACATCGTGCGCGAGGCCGGGCTGCCCGAGGGCGTGCTGTCGATCCTGCCCGCCGACCGCGAGGTCAGCGAGTACCTCGTCGGGCACCCCGGCATCGACAAGGTGGCCTTCACCGGATCGGTGGCGGCGGGCCGGCGCGTCATGGAGGTCGCCTCCCGCAACCTCACCCGGGTCACCCTCGAACTCGGCGGCAAGTCGGCGGCCGTGATCCTGCCGGACGCCGACCTGGAGACCACCATCGCCGGCATCGTCCCGGCGGCCTGGATGAACAACGGTCAGGCCTGCGTCGCCCAGACCCGCGTCCTCGCACCGCGCGCCCGGTACGCGGAGGTCGCCGAGGCCCTCGCCGCCGCCGCCGGCGCGCTGGTGGTCGGCGACCCCCTGGACCCGGCGACCCAGCTCGGACCGCTCGTGGCCCGCCGTCAGCAACAGCGCTCGCTGGACTACATCCGGATCGGACAGGAGGAGGGCGCGAAGATCCTCGTCGGCGGCGGCCGCCCCGCCGGTCTGGACCAGGGCTGGTACGTCGAACCCACCCTGTTCGGCGACGTCGACAACTCCATGCGCATCGCGCGCGAGGAGATCTTCGGGCCCGTGGTCTGTCTGATCCCCTACGGCGACGAGGCCGAGGCCGCGCGGATCGCCAACGACTCCGAGTTCGGACTCAGCGGCAGCGTCTGGACGGGCGACGTGGAGCACGGAATCGACTTCGCGCGCGGAGTGCGCACCGGCACCTTCAACGTCAACACCTTCAGCCTGGACATGCTCGGACCGTTCGGCGGCTACAAGAACAGCGGCGTCGGGCGGGAGTTCGGCCCCGAGGGACTGAGCGAGTACCTGGAACACAAGATGATTCACCTGCCCGCCGGGTACCGGCCTCCGGCCGCCCCCGAAACGGACGCGTGA
- a CDS encoding MBL fold metallo-hydrolase: MTPQVTDHGGGVWGVKVPIPDNPLGHTLVHVLDTDRGPVLVDTGWDDPESWDTLVAGLDALGIAMADVHGVVITHHHPDHHGLSGRVREASGAWIAMHAADTEVVVRTRSAEPGVWFDYMSEKLAVAGAPEEHIAPLRAARASGRLRTLPGLHAAVPDREIVPGELLPLAGRRLRAIWTPGHTPGHVCLHLEEAHPAGLPGNGRLFSGDHLLPGISPHIGLYEDPSEHRVTDPLGDYLDSLERVGRLEPAEVLPAHQHPFTDAPARVRELLDHHEERLTGLWGLLATPLTPWELAERMEWNRPWEQIPYGSRNIAVSEAEAHLRRLVKQGRAEPVPGSDPVTYRAL, encoded by the coding sequence GTGACACCTCAGGTCACCGACCACGGCGGAGGCGTGTGGGGCGTCAAGGTCCCCATCCCCGACAACCCCCTCGGACACACCCTCGTCCACGTCCTCGACACCGACCGCGGCCCGGTCCTCGTCGACACCGGCTGGGACGACCCGGAGTCCTGGGACACCCTCGTCGCCGGCCTCGACGCCCTCGGCATCGCGATGGCCGACGTCCACGGCGTGGTCATCACCCACCACCACCCCGACCACCACGGCCTGTCCGGCCGGGTCCGGGAGGCATCGGGCGCCTGGATCGCCATGCACGCCGCCGACACCGAGGTCGTCGTGCGGACCCGCTCCGCCGAACCGGGCGTCTGGTTCGACTACATGAGCGAGAAACTGGCCGTCGCCGGGGCCCCCGAGGAGCACATCGCCCCCCTGCGGGCGGCCCGCGCGAGCGGCCGACTGCGGACCCTGCCCGGCCTGCACGCGGCCGTCCCCGACCGGGAGATCGTCCCCGGCGAACTGCTGCCCCTCGCCGGGCGGCGGCTGCGCGCCATCTGGACGCCGGGCCACACCCCCGGCCACGTCTGCCTCCACCTGGAGGAGGCCCATCCCGCGGGCCTGCCCGGCAACGGCCGGCTGTTCTCGGGCGACCACCTCCTCCCCGGCATCTCCCCGCACATCGGCCTGTACGAGGACCCCTCCGAGCACCGGGTCACCGACCCCCTCGGCGACTACCTCGACTCCCTCGAACGCGTCGGCCGGCTGGAGCCCGCCGAGGTCCTCCCGGCCCACCAGCACCCCTTCACCGACGCCCCGGCCCGCGTGCGCGAACTCCTGGACCACCACGAGGAACGGCTGACCGGGCTCTGGGGGCTCCTCGCCACCCCCCTGACCCCGTGGGAGCTGGCGGAGCGGATGGAGTGGAACCGCCCCTGGGAGCAGATCCCGTACGGCTCCCGGAACATCGCCGTCTCCGAGGCGGAGGCGCATCTGCGGCGGCTGGTGAAGCAGGGCCGGGCGGAGCCGGTACCGGGCAGCGACCCGGTGACGTACCGGGCCCTGTGA
- a CDS encoding prenyltransferase/squalene oxidase repeat-containing protein codes for MNVRRSAAALAASAVLCAGAAPAALAAPSPSPAPVVPSGLFGKGDPTYDGVWRQSFALLAQRTVGEQPAAQAVDWLVGQQCADGGFASFRADASKACDAKTVLDTNATAVAVQALKALGGHDAAVKKGVDWLKSVQNEDGGWAYVPGSPSEGSSTSVVISALAVAGEKPADVKSKAGKSAYDGLLSFQLGCSAEPAADRGAFGYQPADGKLAANADATAAATLAALGKGALVAPAAADTPAAALACPATAGDPTAAAQGAAGNLAEALKKDGHLTAVTPGADQPTPDTGNTADAVIALAAAGHKQSAAGALEWLKANSAEWSKGNPAALGTLILTAHATGTDPKAFGSTDLVAALNATGPAPRSATPKAQASEDADKKKDDEGSGNGNLWWIIGAGAAAGMGIGILLSGRRKKNQI; via the coding sequence ATGAACGTACGACGCAGCGCCGCCGCGCTCGCCGCCTCCGCCGTGCTCTGCGCGGGTGCCGCCCCCGCGGCCCTCGCCGCGCCCTCCCCCTCCCCGGCGCCGGTCGTCCCCTCGGGACTGTTCGGCAAGGGCGACCCGACGTACGACGGCGTGTGGCGCCAGTCGTTCGCCCTGCTCGCCCAGCGGACCGTCGGCGAGCAGCCGGCCGCGCAGGCCGTGGACTGGCTCGTCGGCCAGCAGTGCGCCGACGGCGGGTTCGCCTCCTTCCGCGCCGACGCCTCGAAGGCCTGCGACGCGAAGACCGTGCTCGACACCAACGCCACCGCGGTGGCCGTGCAGGCCCTCAAGGCGCTCGGCGGCCACGACGCGGCGGTGAAGAAGGGCGTCGACTGGCTGAAGTCCGTCCAGAACGAGGACGGCGGCTGGGCCTACGTCCCCGGCTCCCCCAGCGAGGGCAGCTCCACCTCGGTCGTCATCAGCGCGCTGGCCGTGGCGGGCGAGAAGCCCGCCGACGTGAAGTCGAAGGCGGGCAAGTCCGCGTACGACGGCCTGCTCTCCTTCCAGCTGGGCTGCTCCGCCGAGCCGGCCGCCGACCGGGGCGCCTTCGGGTACCAGCCGGCCGACGGCAAGCTCGCGGCGAACGCCGACGCGACCGCCGCCGCGACGCTGGCCGCGCTCGGCAAGGGCGCGCTCGTCGCCCCGGCCGCCGCGGACACCCCGGCCGCCGCGCTCGCCTGCCCGGCGACCGCCGGCGACCCGACGGCCGCCGCCCAGGGCGCGGCCGGGAACCTCGCCGAGGCCCTGAAGAAGGACGGCCACCTCACCGCCGTCACCCCGGGCGCCGACCAGCCCACCCCGGACACCGGCAACACCGCCGACGCGGTGATCGCCCTGGCCGCGGCCGGCCACAAGCAGTCGGCGGCCGGCGCGCTGGAGTGGCTGAAGGCCAACTCCGCCGAGTGGTCCAAGGGCAACCCGGCGGCCCTGGGCACGCTGATCCTCACCGCGCACGCCACGGGCACCGACCCGAAGGCCTTCGGGTCCACCGACCTGGTCGCCGCGCTGAACGCGACGGGCCCGGCGCCGCGGTCGGCGACCCCGAAGGCGCAGGCCTCCGAGGACGCCGACAAGAAGAAGGACGACGAGGGCTCCGGCAACGGGAACCTCTGGTGGATCATCGGCGCGGGCGCCGCGGCCGGCATGGGCATCGGCATCCTGCTGAGCGGCCGCCGGAAGAAGAACCAGATCTGA